A window of Micrococcus endophyticus contains these coding sequences:
- a CDS encoding maltokinase N-terminal cap-like domain-containing protein: MALIYTAQLDPDKPEWIRRRLVAHGLPEDVDAEKVGSYRFDDPAGEVGVESMIVRVGDRLYQTAFAYRGEAPTEGDIVAETDHSVLGRRWVMDAATDPDARRILTAGLRGEIPQAVMDFHDESGTYLETRQPDVTLRLVGEGDGGELELPVELADAAEESGDGPRRLVAEGEGFTAVVAHLA; the protein is encoded by the coding sequence ATGGCCCTCATCTACACCGCACAGCTGGACCCGGACAAGCCCGAGTGGATCCGCCGCCGCCTCGTCGCGCACGGCCTGCCCGAGGACGTCGACGCCGAGAAGGTCGGCTCGTACCGCTTCGACGACCCGGCCGGCGAGGTGGGCGTCGAGTCGATGATCGTGCGCGTGGGGGACCGGCTCTACCAGACCGCGTTCGCCTACCGGGGCGAGGCCCCGACAGAGGGGGACATCGTGGCCGAGACCGACCACTCCGTGCTCGGCCGGCGCTGGGTCATGGACGCCGCCACCGACCCCGACGCCCGCCGCATCCTCACCGCCGGCCTGCGCGGTGAGATCCCGCAGGCCGTCATGGATTTCCACGACGAGTCGGGGACCTACCTCGAGACCCGCCAGCCGGACGTGACCCTGCGCCTCGTCGGCGAGGGCGACGGCGGCGAGCTGGAGCTGCCCGTGGAGCTCGCCGATGCCGCTGAGGAGTCCGGCGACGGGCCCCGACGCCTGGTGGCCGAGGGCGAGGGCTTCACGGCCGTCGTCGCCCACCTGGCCTGA
- a CDS encoding IS5 family transposase (programmed frameshift) codes for MSRFQMLSDAQWELIAPMLPTRTGRAGRPFADARTMVEAIIYRYRCGIAWRDLPEVYGPWQTVWTWHRRLAEKGTWDTVLARLTAAADAEGLIDWSVSVDSTIARAHQHATNITRHTGGGSNYKNPREEPADHGIGRSRGGLSTKIHQLVDGTGLPLVSLITPGQAGDSPMLLPLLGRLRVARPVGRPRTRPEAVLGDKAYSSRAIRTHRRARRIKAVIPEPADQQGHRRRRGSAGGRPVDLDSQAYKGRNVIERQYAHLKQWRGLATRYDKYAIVYRAAVVLNAVLAWSKRLSDMP; via the exons ATGTCCCGGTTCCAGATGCTCTCCGATGCCCAATGGGAGTTGATCGCCCCGATGCTCCCGACCCGGACCGGCAGGGCCGGCAGGCCGTTCGCCGACGCCCGCACCATGGTGGAGGCGATCATCTACCGGTACCGGTGCGGAATCGCTTGGAGGGATCTGCCCGAGGTCTACGGGCCCTGGCAGACCGTGTGGACCTGGCATCGGCGCTTGGCCGAAAAAGGCACCTGGGACACGGTGCTGGCGAGGCTGACCGCCGCCGCTGACGCCGAAGGCCTGATCGATTGGTCGGTCTCGGTGGACTCCACGATCGCCCGCGCCCACCAGCACGCGACGAACATCACCCGCCACACAGGGGGA GGATCGAACTACAAGAATCCGCGTGAGGAGCCGGCCGATCACGGCATCGGGCGCTCCCGTGGCGGGCTGAGCACGAAGATCCATCAGCTCGTCGATGGGACCGGGCTGCCGCTGGTCAGCCTGATCACCCCCGGCCAAGCCGGGGACTCCCCGATGCTGCTGCCGCTGCTGGGGCGGCTGCGCGTGGCACGGCCGGTAGGGCGGCCCCGGACCCGCCCCGAGGCGGTGCTGGGCGACAAGGCGTACTCCTCCCGGGCGATCCGCACCCACCGGCGTGCCCGCCGGATCAAAGCCGTGATCCCCGAGCCGGCGGATCAGCAGGGCCACCGCAGGCGCCGCGGCTCGGCCGGTGGCCGTCCCGTGGACCTGGACTCGCAGGCTTACAAGGGCCGGAACGTGATCGAGCGCCAGTACGCGCACCTGAAGCAATGGCGGGGCCTGGCGACCCGGTACGACAAGTACGCGATCGTCTACCGGGCCGCCGTGGTGTTGAACGCTGTGCTCGCGTGGTCCAAACGATTGTCAGACATGCCCTAG
- a CDS encoding DUF3054 domain-containing protein → MTDSPTRRHSPASPPSPLWAATALAVDAVLVVVFVALGQDQHTTDRGLGGLLATALPFLLGLVAATVLTAGHRTWHRVWPHGVAVWLGTVAVGMALRVLWDQGGAPLSFVLVALGVLGVFLLGRRAVTAWVIRRRASV, encoded by the coding sequence ATGACCGACTCCCCCACTCGCCGTCATTCACCCGCGTCCCCGCCCTCTCCCCTGTGGGCCGCGACCGCCCTCGCCGTCGACGCCGTCCTGGTCGTCGTCTTCGTGGCGCTCGGCCAGGACCAGCACACCACCGATCGGGGCCTCGGCGGCCTGCTGGCGACGGCGTTGCCTTTTCTGCTCGGGCTGGTCGCCGCCACCGTCCTCACGGCCGGCCACCGCACGTGGCACCGGGTGTGGCCGCACGGCGTCGCCGTCTGGCTCGGCACGGTGGCCGTCGGCATGGCGCTGCGCGTGCTGTGGGACCAGGGCGGCGCGCCCCTCTCCTTCGTGCTGGTGGCGCTGGGCGTCCTGGGCGTCTTCCTGCTGGGCCGACGGGCGGTCACGGCCTGGGTGATCCGCCGCCGCGCAAGTGTGTGA
- a CDS encoding NADPH-dependent 2,4-dienoyl-CoA reductase codes for MTVAPPRTSPLLEPITLGPLTLPNRVVMASMHLGLEDRHEDLPRLAAFYAERARGGVGLIVTGGVGVVPEGAVTLGGGLLASEEDARAHRVVTDAVHAAGGRMLAQLLHAGRYAPSPDLVSASAVRAPISRHTPREMTTADIERTVGAFARAATLALEAGYDGVEIMASEGYLLNQFLAPATNRRVDEYGGDAERRRRFPVAVVAAVREALGERGVLSVRTSAADLVPGGQTREEVADTARAFEAAGADVLMTGIGWHESRVPTIVTSVPRAAFLPATAALSAAVDIPVIAANRLTTPAEAEEAIVSGAAALVGLARPLLADPDWMAGIGVDDAAALTPCIACNQACLDHVFTGAPVSCLMNPRAGRETDPAYARPVPVAIGRRRRVAVVGAGPAGLTAAERAARFGHEVTLFDRHDEPGGQFRLARRIPGKEEFGPALEHLAARARASGVTVLTGEDVTVQTLLTPEGAPAFDEVLLTTGVRPRRIELPGAGEPGAPAVHAYDDVVLGHALLGPRVAVIGAGGVGVDVAEALTAGAQRPDGTPESAEQWRARWGVALDSPTPGQLGEPTGEPPAREVHLLQRSPEPIGARLRPTTGWVHRVELRRHGVRLHSGVAYEGLSAAGLHVTVPDPERPEERTPLTLDVTDVVVCAGQESEDGLAGDLVAAGYHAEAVRLVGGAAEARELDAYRAMDHAVRAVQG; via the coding sequence ATGACAGTCGCACCTCCCCGCACCTCACCGCTGCTCGAGCCCATCACCCTCGGCCCGCTGACCCTGCCCAACCGCGTGGTCATGGCCTCGATGCACCTGGGGCTCGAGGACCGCCACGAGGACCTGCCCCGCCTGGCCGCGTTCTACGCCGAGCGGGCACGCGGCGGCGTCGGGCTGATCGTCACCGGCGGCGTGGGCGTCGTCCCGGAGGGCGCGGTGACGCTGGGCGGGGGGCTGCTCGCCAGCGAGGAGGACGCGCGCGCCCATCGCGTCGTCACGGACGCCGTCCACGCAGCCGGGGGCAGGATGCTCGCCCAGCTGCTGCACGCCGGACGCTACGCCCCGAGCCCCGACCTGGTCTCGGCCTCCGCGGTGCGGGCCCCGATCTCGCGGCACACGCCCCGGGAGATGACGACCGCGGACATCGAGCGGACCGTGGGCGCGTTCGCACGCGCTGCCACGTTGGCCTTGGAGGCCGGATACGACGGCGTGGAGATCATGGCCTCGGAGGGCTACCTCCTCAACCAGTTCCTCGCCCCGGCGACGAACCGACGCGTGGACGAGTACGGGGGTGACGCCGAGCGCCGGCGCCGGTTCCCGGTCGCGGTGGTCGCAGCGGTGCGCGAGGCACTGGGGGAGCGCGGCGTGCTCTCGGTGCGCACTTCCGCCGCCGACCTGGTGCCGGGCGGCCAGACCCGCGAGGAGGTCGCGGACACGGCGCGCGCCTTCGAGGCCGCGGGCGCGGACGTGCTCATGACCGGCATCGGCTGGCACGAGTCCCGGGTGCCGACCATCGTCACCTCGGTGCCGCGCGCGGCGTTCCTGCCGGCGACGGCGGCGCTGTCCGCCGCCGTCGACATCCCCGTGATCGCGGCCAACCGCCTGACCACGCCCGCCGAGGCGGAGGAGGCGATCGTCTCGGGCGCCGCCGCCCTCGTGGGCCTGGCCCGGCCCCTGCTGGCCGACCCCGACTGGATGGCCGGGATCGGCGTCGACGACGCGGCGGCGCTCACCCCCTGCATCGCGTGCAACCAGGCGTGCCTGGACCACGTGTTCACCGGGGCGCCCGTCTCCTGCCTCATGAACCCCCGCGCCGGCCGCGAGACCGACCCGGCGTACGCGCGACCGGTGCCCGTGGCGATCGGCCGGCGCCGGCGCGTCGCCGTGGTGGGCGCGGGCCCGGCCGGACTCACGGCGGCCGAGCGCGCCGCCCGGTTCGGACACGAGGTCACCCTCTTCGACCGGCACGACGAGCCGGGCGGCCAGTTCCGCCTGGCCCGGCGCATCCCCGGCAAGGAGGAGTTCGGCCCGGCGCTCGAGCACCTGGCCGCCCGTGCACGCGCGTCGGGAGTGACGGTCCTGACGGGCGAAGATGTCACGGTGCAGACGCTCCTGACACCGGAGGGCGCGCCGGCCTTCGACGAGGTCCTGCTCACCACCGGGGTGCGGCCCCGCCGCATCGAGCTGCCCGGCGCGGGGGAGCCCGGCGCCCCGGCCGTGCACGCCTACGACGACGTCGTCCTGGGGCACGCGCTGCTCGGTCCGCGCGTCGCGGTGATCGGCGCCGGGGGAGTCGGCGTCGACGTCGCCGAGGCCCTGACCGCCGGGGCGCAGCGGCCGGACGGCACGCCCGAGAGTGCCGAGCAGTGGCGGGCCCGCTGGGGCGTGGCGCTGGACTCGCCGACGCCCGGCCAGCTGGGGGAGCCGACGGGGGAGCCGCCCGCCCGTGAGGTGCACCTGCTGCAGCGCAGCCCCGAGCCGATCGGCGCCCGCCTGCGGCCGACCACCGGATGGGTGCACCGCGTCGAGCTGCGCCGCCACGGCGTGCGCCTGCACAGCGGCGTGGCCTACGAGGGCCTGTCCGCGGCGGGCCTGCACGTCACGGTCCCGGACCCGGAGCGCCCCGAGGAGCGGACCCCGCTCACCCTGGACGTGACGGATGTGGTGGTCTGCGCGGGCCAGGAGTCCGAGGACGGACTGGCGGGCGACCTCGTGGCTGCGGGCTACCACGCCGAGGCGGTCCGTCTCGTGGGCGGCGCCGCCGAGGCGCGGGAGCTCGACGCGTACCGGGCGATGGACCACGCCGTGCGCGCCGTCCAGGGCTGA
- a CDS encoding cation diffusion facilitator family transporter: protein MSTLTLSSKPLTDDRRAVLHRRIRWIVAGTITYNVIEAAIALAAGTVASSSALIGFGLDSIVEVLSAAAVAWQFATPDPHRREKVALRLIAFSFFGLAAFITVDAVRTLFGAGQPEHSTVGIVLAAVSLAIMPFVSWFERRTGRELGSASAVADSKQTLICTYLSAVLLVGLVLNSTLGWTWADPVAALVIAAVALKEGVEAWRGDACCTPASALIAGDQNEKDGDGCGADCACCAHSACLQYRRTGW, encoded by the coding sequence ATGAGCACCCTCACGCTGAGCTCCAAGCCCCTCACGGACGACCGCCGTGCGGTCCTGCACCGCCGGATCCGCTGGATCGTGGCCGGAACCATCACCTACAACGTGATCGAGGCGGCCATCGCCCTGGCCGCCGGCACCGTGGCCTCGTCCTCCGCGTTGATCGGCTTCGGCTTGGACTCCATCGTGGAGGTCCTCTCCGCCGCCGCGGTGGCCTGGCAGTTCGCCACCCCGGACCCGCACCGCCGGGAGAAGGTGGCGCTGCGCCTGATCGCCTTCTCCTTCTTCGGCTTGGCCGCCTTCATCACCGTCGACGCCGTGCGCACCCTGTTCGGGGCCGGGCAACCGGAGCATTCCACGGTGGGGATCGTGCTGGCCGCCGTGAGCTTGGCCATCATGCCGTTCGTGTCCTGGTTCGAGCGGCGCACTGGCCGCGAACTCGGGTCCGCCTCCGCGGTGGCCGACTCCAAACAGACCCTGATCTGCACCTACCTCTCGGCGGTCCTGCTGGTGGGCCTGGTCCTCAACAGCACCCTGGGCTGGACCTGGGCCGACCCAGTCGCGGCCCTGGTGATCGCCGCCGTCGCCCTCAAGGAAGGGGTGGAGGCCTGGCGCGGGGATGCCTGCTGCACCCCCGCCTCCGCGCTGATCGCCGGGGACCAGAACGAGAAGGACGGCGATGGCTGCGGGGCGGATTGCGCCTGCTGTGCGCATTCAGCGTGCCTTCAGTATCGCCGGACAGGATGGTGA
- a CDS encoding vitamin K epoxide reductase family protein encodes MSVPDTDTNSPVTIPTTTTDRPAGTGQASDVAGIPTVARHRPFGLVLLITGVVGWVASAILVLERLELYEDAGYITSCDINPWVSCGKVMGTWQSELFGFPNPLIGIVAFAVVITTAMVTLSGASPGRWYWAGLQAGVTAGTVFTIWLWSQALFEIHILCLYCMIVWAAMIPLFILLTVRNLAHGVIPAHAAVVRFSAGWAGTLVAIAYVAVAASVFWTFFPALTGY; translated from the coding sequence ATGAGTGTCCCCGACACCGACACCAATTCACCCGTGACGATCCCCACGACCACCACCGACCGCCCTGCCGGTACCGGGCAGGCCTCCGACGTAGCGGGGATACCGACTGTCGCCCGGCACCGTCCGTTCGGCCTGGTGCTGTTGATCACCGGGGTGGTCGGCTGGGTGGCCTCGGCGATCCTGGTGCTCGAACGCCTGGAGCTGTACGAGGATGCCGGGTACATCACCAGCTGTGACATCAACCCCTGGGTGTCTTGCGGGAAGGTGATGGGGACCTGGCAGTCCGAGCTGTTCGGCTTCCCCAACCCGTTGATCGGCATCGTGGCGTTCGCCGTGGTCATCACCACCGCCATGGTGACCCTCTCCGGGGCGAGCCCCGGGCGCTGGTACTGGGCCGGCCTGCAGGCCGGGGTCACCGCCGGCACGGTGTTCACCATCTGGCTGTGGTCCCAGGCGTTGTTCGAGATCCACATCCTGTGCCTGTACTGCATGATCGTGTGGGCGGCGATGATCCCGCTGTTCATCCTGCTCACCGTGCGCAACCTCGCCCACGGCGTGATCCCCGCGCACGCCGCGGTGGTGCGGTTCTCCGCCGGCTGGGCCGGAACCCTGGTGGCCATCGCCTATGTGGCCGTGGCCGCCTCGGTGTTCTGGACCTTCTTCCCGGCCCTCACCGGTTACTGA
- a CDS encoding NfeD family protein produces MDWIEANAGWLWLVAAAGLIGVELLTLDLVFLMIAAGAGAAGVVALAGGPLPLQLAAFAVVALLMLAAVRPVALRHLRKDTGAGASYLDTLPGRRVAAQGAITAEAGTLTVDGDTWSARVEDGVPDAAPGAEVTVLRVEGATLVVRPLPQIDWEDGRS; encoded by the coding sequence ATGGACTGGATCGAGGCGAACGCGGGCTGGCTGTGGCTGGTCGCGGCCGCGGGCCTGATCGGGGTCGAGCTGCTCACCCTGGACCTCGTGTTCCTCATGATCGCCGCCGGCGCGGGCGCCGCGGGCGTCGTCGCCCTGGCCGGCGGTCCCCTGCCGCTGCAGCTGGCCGCGTTCGCCGTCGTCGCGCTGCTCATGCTCGCCGCCGTGCGCCCCGTCGCCCTGCGCCACCTGCGCAAGGACACCGGCGCCGGCGCCTCCTACCTGGACACCCTGCCCGGGCGCCGCGTGGCGGCGCAGGGCGCCATCACCGCCGAGGCCGGCACGCTCACGGTCGACGGCGACACCTGGTCCGCCCGCGTCGAGGACGGCGTCCCGGACGCCGCCCCCGGCGCCGAGGTGACCGTGCTGCGCGTGGAGGGGGCGACCCTCGTGGTGCGCCCGCTGCCCCAGATCGACTGGGAGGACGGCCGCTCCTGA
- a CDS encoding ArsR/SmtB family transcription factor — translation MSTTTLTHVSALSRLGHALSDDTRTRILLALRDGPARPSALAGELGVSKQVMSNQLACLRGCGLVTTTAEGRNVWYALADPRLGQTLGELLELTLTIDPDCCSAAGCTCA, via the coding sequence ATGAGCACCACGACCCTCACTCATGTCTCGGCGTTGTCCCGACTGGGCCATGCCCTCTCTGATGACACCCGGACCCGGATCCTGCTGGCCCTGCGTGATGGGCCGGCCCGCCCGTCGGCGCTGGCCGGGGAGCTGGGGGTGTCCAAGCAGGTGATGTCCAACCAGTTGGCCTGCCTGCGCGGCTGCGGGCTGGTGACCACTACCGCCGAGGGCCGCAACGTCTGGTACGCCCTGGCCGACCCCCGGCTGGGCCAGACCCTTGGGGAGCTGCTGGAGTTGACGCTGACCATCGACCCGGATTGCTGCTCCGCTGCGGGATGCACCTGCGCATGA
- a CDS encoding thioredoxin domain-containing protein — translation MNTPTRNPTPSDPSTPGTTSRKAKTIVWVVLAAVVLAGLIVGVVAASGPRDAAPQGSGQTASSGTGQSAPSEATPVMRPDSRVLSKAPNEQAVLVEFLDFECEGCKAAYPVVEELRAEYADTVTFVHRYFPLPGHPNSMTAAVAVEAAGQQGQYEAMYQQMFDTQEQWSHTTEDRSPVFRGYAEDLGLDMAAYDAAVADPATRDRIEADVADGTALGVQGTPTFFLDGQMLTLNTLEQFRAEVDAAATTD, via the coding sequence GTGAACACACCGACCCGCAATCCGACCCCCTCTGATCCGTCAACACCGGGCACCACATCCCGCAAGGCCAAGACCATCGTCTGGGTCGTACTGGCCGCTGTGGTGCTGGCCGGGCTGATCGTCGGAGTGGTGGCCGCCAGCGGCCCCCGCGACGCCGCCCCCCAGGGCTCCGGGCAAACTGCCTCCTCCGGGACCGGGCAGAGCGCCCCCTCGGAGGCCACGCCGGTGATGCGCCCAGACAGCCGGGTACTGTCCAAGGCCCCGAACGAGCAGGCCGTGCTGGTGGAGTTCCTGGACTTCGAGTGCGAGGGCTGCAAGGCCGCCTACCCGGTCGTGGAAGAACTGCGCGCCGAGTACGCCGACACGGTGACCTTTGTGCACCGCTACTTCCCGCTGCCCGGACATCCCAACTCGATGACCGCCGCCGTAGCCGTGGAAGCCGCCGGCCAGCAGGGACAGTACGAGGCGATGTATCAGCAGATGTTCGACACCCAGGAGCAGTGGAGCCATACCACTGAGGACCGGAGCCCGGTGTTCCGCGGTTACGCCGAGGATCTCGGCCTGGACATGGCCGCCTACGATGCCGCGGTGGCTGACCCGGCCACCCGCGACCGCATCGAGGCCGACGTGGCCGACGGGACCGCGCTGGGCGTGCAGGGCACCCCGACCTTCTTCCTGGACGGACAGATGCTCACTCTGAACACCCTCGAGCAGTTCCGCGCCGAGGTCGACGCCGCCGCCACGACGGACTGA
- a CDS encoding superinfection immunity protein produces the protein MTIVTDKRDRPLHATIAIILAILTGGYLAPWAVAATRGKSNVWTVFWVNLLTGWTVIGWAIALYMSLTSHRTARVWGARR, from the coding sequence ATGACGATCGTGACTGACAAGCGAGACCGACCGCTTCACGCGACCATCGCCATCATCCTGGCCATCCTCACGGGCGGCTACCTGGCGCCCTGGGCCGTCGCCGCCACCCGCGGCAAGTCCAACGTGTGGACCGTGTTCTGGGTCAACCTGCTCACCGGCTGGACCGTCATCGGCTGGGCCATCGCCCTGTACATGTCACTGACGAGCCACCGCACGGCCCGCGTCTGGGGTGCGCGCCGCTGA
- a CDS encoding cation diffusion facilitator family transporter — MSGHDHSHALPAAGRRGRLAVVFSITATIMVAEVIGALASGSLALLADAGHMFTDSAGLLIALTAATLALRPATDKRTWGYKRAEIIAAAVQAAVLLAVGGFVAVEGVRRLIEPPEVESTAMLWFGVIGLAGNLIGLAILASSRGENLNMKAAFLEVLNDALGSVAVIVSAIVIATTGWNRADAVVSLLIAALIVPRALILLRDTIDVLMETTPKGLDLEAVRIRLSELPHVLEVHDLHASRIDSDTPVLSAHVTVHNGCLTAAHLGTVLTDLQRCVAQDFQVPIEHSTFQIEPATHPHTETLHP; from the coding sequence ATGAGCGGACACGATCATTCCCATGCTCTTCCGGCGGCGGGCCGGCGGGGCCGGCTGGCCGTGGTCTTCTCCATCACCGCGACGATCATGGTCGCCGAGGTCATCGGCGCGCTGGCTTCGGGCAGTCTGGCCCTGCTGGCCGACGCCGGGCACATGTTTACTGACTCAGCCGGGTTGCTGATCGCCCTGACCGCCGCGACCCTGGCGCTGCGCCCGGCCACGGACAAGCGCACCTGGGGGTACAAGCGCGCCGAGATCATCGCCGCGGCCGTGCAGGCCGCGGTGCTGCTGGCCGTGGGCGGCTTCGTAGCCGTGGAGGGCGTACGCCGGCTCATCGAACCCCCCGAGGTCGAATCCACCGCGATGCTCTGGTTCGGGGTGATCGGTTTGGCTGGCAACCTCATCGGTCTGGCGATCCTGGCCTCTTCCCGAGGTGAGAACCTGAACATGAAGGCCGCGTTCCTGGAGGTACTCAACGACGCCCTGGGATCGGTCGCAGTGATCGTTTCGGCGATCGTGATCGCCACCACCGGCTGGAATCGCGCCGATGCGGTGGTGTCCCTGTTGATCGCCGCACTGATCGTGCCCAGAGCCCTGATCCTGCTTCGCGACACCATCGACGTACTCATGGAGACCACCCCCAAGGGCTTGGACCTGGAGGCGGTCCGCATCCGGCTATCGGAGCTGCCGCACGTGCTGGAGGTCCATGACCTGCACGCTTCACGCATCGACTCCGACACCCCCGTGCTCTCCGCGCACGTCACCGTGCACAACGGCTGCCTGACCGCCGCGCACCTGGGCACTGTGCTGACCGACCTGCAACGGTGCGTGGCCCAGGATTTCCAAGTACCCATCGAACACTCCACCTTCCAAATCGAACCGGCCACCCACCCCCACACTGAGACCCTCCACCCCTGA
- a CDS encoding cytochrome c oxidase assembly protein: protein MSTIKGQGPTPTPASPDPAPAPPPRPKSPTFDRLDEGKFAMPPIDQWVTFEPLTGSPVGIAALLFAALYLRGAIWMWRNRRRWAIARTASFLIGCALIFAITMFGVNRLATESITALVFQQITLLTVVPPLLIAGSPGLLLLRSTPHTGLGRLVLRAAHGGLRSRFWSAALHPVVAIVIAILLYPVLYLTDAISVIMRIPFGQDALLFVILVLGIVSATPLWSSDPLPRQPSFAARFVDIAVEIQIHAIFGLILLRTATPLFSAYATPTGSHDPVIDQAIAGTLVWTYAELPMFVVLIVCLSRWRARDVRTSRQRQKAEDAELDSYNEYLASLSRRRNES, encoded by the coding sequence GTGTCCACGATCAAGGGCCAAGGCCCCACTCCTACTCCGGCCTCACCTGACCCCGCTCCGGCACCACCACCGCGGCCGAAGTCGCCGACGTTTGATCGCCTCGATGAAGGGAAATTCGCTATGCCGCCGATCGACCAGTGGGTCACGTTCGAACCCCTCACCGGCTCACCCGTCGGCATCGCCGCTCTGCTGTTCGCGGCACTGTATCTGCGAGGAGCGATCTGGATGTGGCGAAACAGGCGCCGTTGGGCGATCGCCCGCACAGCATCGTTCCTGATCGGGTGCGCCCTGATCTTCGCTATCACGATGTTCGGTGTGAACCGTCTCGCGACGGAATCCATCACAGCGCTGGTGTTCCAGCAGATCACCCTGCTGACCGTCGTTCCGCCGCTCCTCATCGCAGGGTCACCCGGGCTGCTGCTCCTGCGCAGCACACCGCACACCGGCCTCGGGCGTCTCGTGCTCCGTGCCGCGCACGGGGGACTGCGCTCACGATTCTGGAGCGCCGCACTGCACCCTGTGGTCGCCATCGTCATTGCGATACTGCTGTACCCGGTCCTCTACCTGACCGACGCGATCAGCGTCATCATGCGCATCCCCTTCGGCCAGGACGCCTTGCTCTTCGTCATCCTCGTCCTCGGCATCGTCTCGGCAACACCGCTATGGTCCTCCGATCCGCTACCGCGCCAACCCTCCTTCGCCGCACGATTCGTCGATATCGCCGTCGAGATCCAGATCCACGCCATTTTCGGCCTGATCCTGCTCCGTACCGCCACACCGCTGTTCAGCGCATACGCCACCCCCACAGGCAGCCATGACCCCGTCATCGACCAGGCGATCGCCGGCACGCTGGTATGGACCTACGCGGAGCTGCCGATGTTCGTAGTGCTCATCGTCTGCCTGTCCCGCTGGCGAGCCCGCGACGTGCGCACCTCGAGACAGCGACAGAAAGCCGAGGACGCCGAACTCGACTCTTACAACGAGTACCTCGCCAGCCTCTCCCGAAGACGGAACGAGAGCTAG
- a CDS encoding Lrp/AsnC family transcriptional regulator, translated as MVTAIVMIKTDKSSIPETAETLAALEGIGSVYSVTGAWDLVAMVKVRRYEDLADVIADHLSKVEGIQDTETMLAFRTYSSEDLGEGWALGFED; from the coding sequence GTGGTGACCGCCATCGTGATGATCAAGACCGACAAGTCCAGCATCCCGGAGACCGCCGAGACGCTCGCCGCCCTGGAGGGCATCGGCTCCGTCTACTCGGTGACCGGCGCGTGGGATCTCGTCGCGATGGTCAAGGTGCGCCGTTACGAGGACCTGGCGGACGTCATCGCGGACCACCTCTCCAAGGTCGAGGGCATTCAGGACACCGAGACGATGCTCGCCTTCCGCACGTACTCCAGCGAGGACCTCGGCGAGGGCTGGGCCCTCGGCTTCGAGGACTAG